GCATTTGTTTGGACCAAAAATCTATATATACAAAATGAGTcatcaacatttttaattaattttcctGGAAAAGAATGACTATAAATTTCAAATGTGTATATCTGATAAAAGGAATCTTTGTCAATATTTAATACACTACCACATAGATGACCTCAAAACATGCACACATGACCTTTAtgccaaaacaaaaactaaaatgttgcCTTCATTGTGTCTTCAAGTAAAATGTCAGATGTTAATAATGATTTTGATTAATACTTTTTCTCTTTAGCCTATCTATCCATTGCATTCAATCTCCTTTTTTGAGTCCCAGTTGTGCCCCTGATGTTGTAACATGGCAAGGCCATAGGTGCTCAGTGATTCCTAAAAGTTGCAGCTACAGGACACACTCAATTACCATTGGCTAACTCGAAGACTTGACAGCACAAAGCCACTGTGGTTACTCGCCGAGAAACAAAACACTCTGGCAATTCCATTAGCATGCTGGGTGCTTGCCAACAACTCTTTGCATTATGCTCCTTAGTAGACAAATTGGCAGTCAAAAAAGGTGTTGTGAAGGGGGCTAATTGCTTGAGTGCAGGGTTAGCCTGTATTTCATGCAATAGTCGAAATGCGCTGGGAGATGGGTTGACCGAACAACTGTACCTGTTTTAAGATGCAGTGATGAAGGTAATGCCTGAACACCTCTGGTAATGTCTACTGTTGTGGCCTGACTTTTTCTTGTGAATGAGAATGATATGAATTAGCTGTGCGCTAATGAGCCAATAGCTTAATTCATTCACACACTTTTAGACCAgctgtttaaattaatattaaactCATTCAGTCATAACAGAGCTAGTCAAAATCAACAAAATATCAAGAAAGCCTTTTTTGTATGCATATTTACAACACTCTTACTCTAGACTAAAGGCTTTTGAAATCAACATACAAGATTCACAAGCCAACTTTTAACAACATAATAACGGACTGTATCATGAACAGTGTCAGTATAGGCATCATATACTGAAAATGTGTGTTTGCATGGACACCAATACTCTCacaactaccaaaaatcagcatAATCCCAAAAATCTGACAACGTAATAAAACACAGAGGCACAGAGAAAAAGTAGTGACCACACACTTGgcaaatttaaatgcacaatccaaaaataataaaatccacAGAATGTGCTGTAGTTGGCACTTtagataaaatgtattatttaattgtattagtcattttcacattaatgtggaaaacTGACATTACAAAAGTGGCAGTGACAGCaaaagtagcacttactgtaTGATGAGGGGAAACCCATTCAAAACACTCTGGAATCTGCAgattttgacctctgagacatcggtATGGTATCCATCAAAGCTGCACGATTGATTGAATTAAATTGAAATCACAATTTGTCCTTGCATGGTAGCACTTCACCGCAAAATGCTTTTAGGTCCTGATTTCCTTCTTTCACCCTGTTAgcaaaacaagctgaattccATTTTCTTAGCTATGCTGATGAAAGTGGTTAAGAAATGTTTTCAATTGTAAGAGCATCTCTCTGTCTGCTTgctctgtaatgttatgttgctatggcaacaaacagcacattaatatTGAACAATGATtcaaactgactggaactaccttGTGCATTCAACAGTTTGAACTGCacgcattccagccaatcagaattaagtattagaacagaccatggtataatGCATtagaatgtgtttatttatttgtaagttagtttattttcccatgtttttattttcaaatttataGATTGATAATTTCTTCATTCTTTTTAATTGGCACTCCAGGGCTTCCATAAACAAAATGTACAAGTTGGTAAAATGcttgtaaatgtgtttacatgcaatgcaaattatGGGTATTGGACAAAAACCTTGGTGTGCCAATGGGTTTTTGCTTTAACCTCGTACGACCCCGCATCCATCTACGTGGACAGTGTTTTGTCTTCACTATATGCTATACATAATTTCATTTAAGGACAATCTGGGCTGTCAGAAAAGGGTAAAACTTTTGACAcgcagagtcatgtgacaaaaaaacatGGCGCTGATCTCAGTGAAGTTTGTCTTTTGGAGAAACTCCAACAAAAACACATCTGGtaaaaacctaattaagttttgaCATAGAAACCTGTTTGAGTGAAAAGAAGTCTGTAATGCCTGTAGTTTCATCCGATATtccattctaaaaaaaaaatgagatTTATCACAAAACGGCATGCTGTAAATCATCATGACTACTGATGTGGACTGTAGGCAGGATGTATGAACAGggggacaacattttccaaattggGATAGACTTTGACTGTGCGGAGTGCTTGTACGCTGCTTGTACATGCTCATTGCCAACCTGAAtatgaaaaactaaaattctaATAAAGAGCATTTTCTTATTCTTaatgaattttgttttatttatttaataaaacaacaacCACCAAAAACAGCAACCCTTACTTACCACGGCACTGCCCTCATCCACACCCACTCCAGCACCGTCCACCACCACCCACCCATCCTTgtgttactcactcactcactcactgtttagGGATGCTAGTCTCTCCCTCAGTGGACCTGCTCTGCATGGTGGGGATGCTAGTCTCCCCCTCAGTTTCTGATAGAGGGTGATATCATAGGATTATATACATAGGATATTTTCTTGCTGACTTCAGGCCTAAAAATGGGCTAATTGCAAGCTTTAGTAATTCCAGCAGGTTGCAATATAATTGCCGGATAGTATCATTAGGATTTATCAATACTATTACTCTGATCGATACTCGTTTTTTATCAATtgttaaataattgataaaaatatattgttttttaaaagaatgttttttctagagtagcaacagtaaagtttacaacagcaaagtcactatataaactcaatatctcactggaaacaaatctaaaatgtcaataaaataattgaatcCAATGGCTGTGAAAAAGCAGGGAAGGCTCTCatcaaggggctgtgtttgatgtcaatcaaactgcgcaCATATGGGTCAAGTTCAGGTGGACCTGTCACCGTCTTTGCTGCGTACATAGTGCTGGGAAAATTGCGATGTTTATTTTTTAGCTCCGAAACAGAGCAGACACTGCAGCAGCGTTATTATAATTTAcaccaaaatgttaaaaagaacccTAATGTCGGAGCTTATTAATACTACGGTCATTAATCATTTAGATATTTGTTACTTCTATAACTGAGAATATTTAGCTCACGAAAAGGAATACGTGCTCGTTGGAGCACAGAACATCTCAAAAGAGGAAGAGTTAAGAGGAACTATCAGCAGCTACGAAAGGTCATGAACTCTTTGGGCGtgtggtgtgcttctgtggttaTCTAAGCACACATGGACAGAGTTAGATGTAAAACaaagacagcatgtacaatttatatttctcacacgTCTTTACTTATAAAAggcatttatatctatctattatattgatatattatcTAGTTAACTGAACGTGCTAACTTTATTTAAAGGTTAAGCTAGCTAGCTGCAGTTTTATTTGCTAGTCTACACTAGTCATACCTAGTGTTTCTTGCTTGGCAAGAAATTTGGCCATTGCCTCTCTGCTTCTTTCATTCACTTTTGCTCTCTGTTTgctcacttttctttttttgtacccCTCATTTTAGCCTTTGGTGGGGCATTTTGGTTCTCTAATCAGTTCCCGCTTTGCACAATGCACATCGTGTGTGTTCCGCATatctgattggccaggtgttCGTCTgaaccattttcacaataacaaCGGGGGTATGGTGTATCAGAATAAgatgacaagttgaaatgtgttttaatgataaaaatgtatgtatttatcatgtaaatacatatgcattctattttcggtgatataagtcagtaagtaaattgttgcgcttgatcccattaagggtcaactaTAGACCTTTGCATGGGTCTCCCTGGGCCTTGGGCTACTGTAGGGCTATTTttcccttagaaatcctatatttactgtgcgttatcacattgagaattaatgggttcatccaaaagctgaaaacttGTGCTTTCACAGGCTTCagagttaagatgaaaataaaggtGCATTTTAACCTGTTCTAAggcagtgcagacagacaacacactagAGGTCAAGTCATTAACTAAattgggagcaagggagcatcctatagctttatGCATTCAAGAAAATTGCtgcaatgtctgtaacatctcagaaacatgaataaccaacactcctggaaacaaacaatttgaaaaaaaaaaaaaaatatatatatatatatatatatatatatatatatatatatatatatatatatatatatatatataggactttatatttattattaaaaatttcacaacttatgtGTCCCGTCCCTGTATGAGGACATAATTTTTTAGAAAAacgataaaaaatatatatatatataattattataataaatttacaaataattgttacaaatcaaaaaaggaaatggaaaatgcacaggtctcaggaggttaagaaaTATTTCTTCATATGAACAAAAGATTTCGATTCGTCCCTcattttatattaattacattttggagggtttaaaggcagaaatttgaagcctataaatttataaaagcagatttattattctgttaaaacttgtgtattatttgagcagtagcCTAACATTGTTCAAATCATAATTATTACAGTCATATAAGTGTTTTAAGGTTTACAACGTTACGTCATTGTGTCAAAAAAGTTGAAAAATCGGATAAAGTTTTACAGAGAAAAGGTAAGTAAGTTAGGGATATTATACATTCAGCTGGttgttataacaaaataaaccctaACTTTCGGGTTAATTTAGCAAAAACTACCAGCTGACTGTACACTATCCTGCGTATTGCGTGACTATCAAAAAATttgataaataaatggacatgaaacaggTATTTTTGTTGAAATTGTTTATTAGCCTACTTGTAGAGATTCCACAGTGGTccaagaagcaggaaagatgactcgcaatatcctgatgagcggtctgatacatcTTTATCCCTGGATGTATGGTTGTTACTCAAAGaaatcagaccgctagatggcgctattgaCAAATCAGAATCCAGTATTACAGAGCACAgtgtaataagtgattttattacactaaaatcacgttaacatatAAATTGTTTACAACTTgtagcaatacttttgaaacagacaaTATTTAACCATTTACGAGTTGGCCCCAGTCACTTCCATTGTGTGTGCCTCATAGAAACCCTGATTTTTGTGTCTATTTAAATTATCGAAGGACAGCTGAAATTAAGTTTTATGGTATCACCATTTTGCCAGAAATGCTTTGAATTGCCTAAtttgtattgaaactggaataaTTCTTTAAATAATTTATGACTTTACATCAATAAGGAAATCTGCttaatgtgtttacattacaACACACATTGTCAGCTTTTTAAGTTTAAATGTGGTAAAAAATGTGCATGTTGACTCTTTAGTAAGCATATTTtctttaaagatacagacagTATTTGGTTACACCAATCAAACGGAATACACAGACTGATGTCTACATTCTCTAAATCGATGAGCAGACCCAATGCTCCAGCACACTTTATCCCATAAGTTGAAGTAATCAGTTTTCATCAGAGGTATAATTTACATCCACAAGAGGTCGATATACACACTAGTAAGCATTGCTGCCAGGGCCAGCATACCCCCTGGGGCTTATTTTTCCCCCAAAATGAATGCCACTTTTTTCAGCCAAGCAGCTTCTCTTTGCCATTTGTAGGTTAGCCCGGATAAATCAACCCCCACTTACATAAATCCAGAACAGTTCCTTTCAGATACTAAGATCAGGGAGCACATACCAGGCCAAGGTTGACAGTATTGGAATCTAAATTAAGAGTCTGCATGTGGTAGAATGCTAGTCAACAACAGTCCATGAGATTAAATGGCCCACATATGACATTCAGAGCTAATATCCACAAAACCTTATTTTCTCTAATATTGTAACCTAAAAGGAACATATTtttcatacatttacattattattttttaaaccaaatatttttaaaagactcATTTAAAAGATGGCAGAGAGAGAATTATAGCAATCATAGAAATCAATTAGTAAATATATAACCATAAAATTTAACCCATATAACATAACTGCAAAAGTATGCTGTCCGAAATGGTGTGCAAGAATTGAGTGGAAGGCGATTGATTTCATTTCTATCTTCTCTGCCAGACAGGCAAGCAAGGTCTCACCAGATCAAGTTCACACACTCTATTATATGGCCTTGCCTTCAGCACACACTCTGTATATCTTTACTTTATAAATACTGGAAATGTCTATTACTTCTAAGGATTAGAGGAATGGTTTTCATTTCATCCATAATATTACAGTCCAGGTGTATGTTTGTTTACCAAATTAAATATTGGAAAGCCTATAGAATCCCATATGACTTTTTGACAGACGTTACACTTACAAAATCTCCTTCTCTGAATCTTAGTTGAGCTGTGCGATTCACATTCAAAAAATTATTCTAAGATTTATAAATACACATTATGAATATTGCACAGTCTACATGAATGTTattcaaaaattatatatatatatatatatatttttttttttaacaagataaGCATAAGTCATTGTCATGATAAATGAACACCAGCTTTACAGGTTTCGGTTTCcatttgtatatattattttgacTAACTAGGTGTTCGGTTGCAAATAACagctaatatttaatttttaattccaGTCTTTAGAAATTGGGGCTGATTTCTGCTCAATTGCAATGACATGGTCCAACTGCTGGCGGAACTTGCACATGAATGCAACAATGCACAGTCTAATGAAGCACTCCAAAAGTGTAAACATGCCATTTCCTTTAACAGTCAAAATAGTATTATGTGATGGGTTAAGGACTTAAAACCTCTAATATCTGTGAGATTTCATTATGACCCAACATCTATGATGCAGTGATCAAATCCATATGAATATTGTGGatccattaaataaatgtatgatggGGATAACCAGTGTACAGATTTTGAAGCCAGCATTTGTTGCCAGTTATGATGTTGCTCTAGGTCATTAGAGCAGCCCTCATAATACGGAGTCTATTTAGTCATTGGGTCATTACTGTGACGTCACGTGAGGACTCTGGTTTTTGATTACAATAGGAaagcatttgcagcataatgaTACCAATCTCCTACTAGAAAGCCCACACTCACTGCGGTTATGGACCAGGTTTAATCAATACCGTGTCCTTCATCCTGCATTCAGGGCCGACCTTGGCAGCCTTTTGTCTCCTAAACAAGGGCAAAGAGCATGTATATGTGGATACATCAAGAAAAGAAATAAGGGTCCAAGCAAACTTCTTGCCCATAAAGAGAACTCTGGGTGCATCCAAACAGCTCAATAGGAGCCtaatgaattaaatatatatatattttttttatctcagccAAATGAAATGTCACAAAGCCAGGATCGTTTGTAAATGTATTAGGGCATTCTAAAGAAGGCAGAAGGGTAAGAAATGTGCAGTTGAGGTCTACATTTTGATGAATCTAAAAAGTATAAATGATCAAGTCAGAGTGCTCCTAACATTATATTAAAAGGGGGCAACAGGAGAATAAGTAATGTGAAACAGCAGGTATACCTAGTATGAACCATGTATAGAAAATTGCCTTGAACAGTTTCAAGACTTGGAAAGCCTAATTAGCAATTCCTTATGACTGAATTACCACCATTACATTTTCATAGAAGCACATCAGGAACAGATATATCAAATCAATAAAACCTAAACACAAAATCCATTGttgtaaaacaaattatttactgCATTACACTGTGCAGGACACCATATTTTGTGTTACAATACATGAAACAAACTTAGATATTATCATCAAATAATAAAAGATTCTGAACAGCAATGGTAAATAAATTCACTTTTCAAATAATGAATAAAGAAATGAGTGAAATGGCTTCACATCTTCCTCTTCTGGGTACTGATGTATAACACTAAAggacaaaagggaaaaaaaaaatgtctgtatagaatgtgaataacttttttttaaaaaaaatcttagcaTGCTCACAGATTAGGGCTGCAACAGTACGCAAAATTCCTGTTTTGGTACATACCTCGGTTTTGGGGTCACGGTTCATTACGGTTTCAGTACAGCAGGGAAAACAAAGAatctttctttaaattattaatttaggaAACAGTGGCTGATGGGCAATAATTCTTATTGTGAAGGCTCatttatacagtcaggtccataaatattgggacatcgacacaattctaagctttttggctctatacaccaccacaatggatttgaaatgaaatgaacaagatgtgctttaactgcagactttcagctttaatttgagggtatttacatccaaatcacgTGAACGgcgtaggaattacaacagtgtgtatatgtgcctcccactttttaaggggcaaaaagtaatgggacaattggctgctcagctgttccatggccaggtgtgtgttattccctcattatcccatttacaaggagcagaaaaaaggtccagagttcatttcaagtgtgctatttgcatttggaatctgttgctgtcaactcaatatgagatccaaagagctgtcactatcagtgaagcaagccatcattaggctgaaaaatcaaaacaaacctatcagagagatagcaaaaacattaggtgtggccaaatcaactgttaggaacattcttaaaaagaaagaacgcaccggtgagctcagcaacaccaaaagacccggaagaccacggaaaacaaccatggtggatgaccgaagaattctttccctggtgaagaaaacacacttcacaacagttggccagatcaagaacactctccaggaggtaggtgtatgtgtgtcaaagtcaacaatcaagagaagacttcaccagagtgaatatagagggttcaccacaagatgtaaaccattggtgagcctcaaaaacaggaaggccagattagagtttgccaaacaacatctaaaaaagccttcacagttctggaacaacatcctatggacagatgagacaacttgtaccagagtgatgggaagagaagagtatggagaaggaaaggaactgctcatgatccaaagcataccacctcatcagtgaagcattttggtggtagtgtcatggcgtgggcatgtatgtctgccaatggaactggttctcttgtatttattgatgatgtgactgctgacaaaagcagcaggatgaattctgaagtgtttcaggcaatattatctgctcatattcagcaaaatgcttcagaactcattggacggcacttcacagtacagatggacaatgacccgaagcatactgcgaaagcaaccaaagagttttttaagggaaagaagtggaatgttatgcaatggccaagtcaatcacctgacctgaatccgattgagcatgcatttcacttgctgaagacaaaactgaagggaaaatgccccaagaacaagcaggaactgaagaccgttgcagtagaggcctggcagagcatcaccagggatgaaacccagcgtctggtgatgtctatgtgttccagacttcaggctgtaattgactgcaaaggatttgcaacaaaGTATTAAAaggtgaaagtttgatttatgatggttaatctgtcccattacttttggtcccttaaaaagtgggaggcacatatacaaactgttgtaattcctacaccgttcacctgatttggatgtaaataccctcaaattaaatctGGAAGTcagcagttaaagcacatcttgttcgtttcatttcaaatccattgtggtggtgtagagccaaaaagattagaattgtgtcgatgtcccaatatttatggacctgactgtatatgacTGCACTATGCAAATTTCTTCAACgaaattacaatacaaaacttAAGAGCGTCTTTTATGcacataataaaagtaaaaaaaagtgcaattataataattgtaacagAATTAAGACATTAGCAGTGGAGATTTCTTTGTCGTTCCACCACTTGTACGTTTCACAAAATTTTCAAGTTTTTTCAGGGAAATCAGAATATCCACATTTTGTATGAACTTTATAATGGGGCTCAAGCACGTTAAGCAGATGCTTAAATCCTGTGTTCTCGAAGACCGAGTATGGTCACATATCTGCAGAAATAAATATGCCGTTCGTAATCACTTTATCTCTGTCTGAGCTTGCAGAGAGAGGCTGCTTGTATGTTGTGGCGGGACTAAATTGCACAGGCTGTTTATGCTTTGCTCCCGTAAGCTCAAGAGACACATGTGGATGATGTCGCCACGAAGGAGTCATCATGTTAGATGTACTTCCTGAGACATGCCGACTTTGGTGAAACAGAGCCGGCACACAGCCTTCGTCCTGTTCACTACTCATTGCCCAGTATTACTGTAGTTTACTGTGAAACCACAATACTcacaaacaacagattttagagaCAGCGGTGGGTCTTCAATCTCCTGCTTATTTAAGtttgacatatttatattttgtttagttcCATCACAGTTGGGAAAATAACAAGCTAGTTAATGTAAACATCACAAGCCATCTGAGCCGCAGTTTCTAGTGTACCACGTGGCACTCCATTCTGTTTTGATTCTGTGTGGTCCCGTGTTACTCCGCAaccttttttcattttagttcagcgtagtttgtgttgtttgttatatgctgttttaatattggtttcacgCATGCCAAAATATGTAATCATTTGTGTGACTACGTGTACCGTAGGCCCTGTATCCGTTCAGTTTAGCGTGGATACATGTACCGTTGCAGTCCAAACACAGATAGTTTTAGAAACTTTATTACTGTTAAGAATGCACAGAGTCTGTTCTATGTAACAAAacactagaaaaaaaagaaaccggGTACTAAATAATATACACAGACACTGCATACCATTGTTTCCTCTGAGAAATGCATCACCATATTTGTTCTTGAGCTGGCCATTGACGTATTCCTCCGTCTGTTCCACAGCAATGTTCATGTAGCCATCCAGGCAGGCAAGAACTCCTGAGAGAAAGACACTTATGTGATTAAACATCACATAAggcttaaagatgaagtgtgtaatttctgcaccactgaaAGTCATAGCAAAAATATACATTGTtgtcaaacagctttctgaatatgccccctaTCTGCTGTTGAATGAACAAACAGACAGTTCTGCCTCTAGgcccgaccgatatgggattttttcaGATCGATacgataccgattttagagggggaaaattcacagattactgatggtggccgatatagttatTTTTTGAGCTGGAATGGAAACAGatcttttctatgtggattgtgcaccgattTGTCTATGCTAAAGGTACTCAAAAGGctgcttaaatatttttatcaaataatatttgacattgttataatatattgtaaaccatttctagaaatgaacactgagaaaataaaaaataaatagaaatacaataaatagcttaaacaTCAGTACTTTGTTCAGTATCGGTCAactgctgaccattaaaataataaataaaaataaaataaatagctaaataaacagcagtactgtatgttcagtatcagtcaattgctgaccatttaaataaataattaatcaaataaaataaatagctaaataaacatcagtattaCTGTTtggtatcagtcaaatgctgaccatttaaataaataattaatcaaataaaataaatagctaaataaacatcagtattaCTGTTtggtatcagtcaaatgctgactactttaatactgccagtcagtcaggggcaggttgtaaaacaagaagcatttacacctgccgagtcaagaaGTTACATCGTATTCTGCTATTCAGGGGAAACATTTAACGGTGGAAAACCTTActtttatatattacattttatatatgcaatgactggaattgttttcGGTTGAAGGGGGCaccaaactgcgaat
This genomic window from Xyrauchen texanus isolate HMW12.3.18 chromosome 11, RBS_HiC_50CHRs, whole genome shotgun sequence contains:
- the LOC127651874 gene encoding U6 snRNA-associated Sm-like protein LSm6 isoform X2, which produces MSLRKQTPSDFLKQIIGRPVVVKLNSGVDYRGVLACLDGYMNIAVEQTEEYVNGQLKNKYGDAFLRGNNVLYISTQKRKM